The following DNA comes from Roseofilum reptotaenium CS-1145.
CTCTGTTGTATTTGGATAACCTCAATATTTTCCAGAAAGCTGTGGAAATTCATGCCAATTTAAGACGCAAGGGAGAGCCGATGGAAGATGCGGATATTTTAATTGCGGCAACGGCGATCGCCCATAATCTGATTCTGGTTTCCCATGATTCCGATATGCAGAGGGTTAAAAATTTGATGTTATATCAAGTCCGATGAATAAGTTACGATATAAATGAAGAGTGTCCAAGCAAAGCAATGCCCCGACTCCTTAAGATAGTCCCCCACCAGAGTAGAGAGTCCCTGGGCGTAGCCTACCATCAAGCAAAAGAGGGCCCAGA
Coding sequences within:
- a CDS encoding type II toxin-antitoxin system VapC family toxin, giving the protein MLDTNIITALVKRNSRVVTRLRYIEGQGAKIYMSAVSYYEVKRGLLYINATRQLANLEILCERIPLLYLDNLNIFQKAVEIHANLRRKGEPMEDADILIAATAIAHNLILVSHDSDMQRVKNLMLYQVR